In one window of Legionella fallonii LLAP-10 DNA:
- a CDS encoding outer membrane protein: MNKHSLSIIIACLLSLDAYSGIYSGLNLGINSVTIDKDLLYPLEEVAPTSSSFSNAYTNFHGQILAGYEYPFSAKFSTSLEADADLFTGKSRYVINQWFFNESVTAEERLKYGFSLFLLPTYRYNESVRFFVGPGISTSYFAIKAINTAGNVGVSENVSQWLTGGGLKAGAITKISDNLDLLLTYQFTQYTSTTQTQIEPLSDETLQGRYKPYVNTILIGLRVNIPEHTVITK, encoded by the coding sequence GTGAATAAACATTCCTTATCAATCATTATCGCCTGCCTGTTGTCATTAGATGCCTATTCTGGAATTTATTCTGGCCTTAATTTAGGTATTAATAGCGTTACAATAGACAAGGATTTGCTCTATCCTCTTGAGGAAGTGGCACCAACATCGTCTAGCTTTAGTAACGCTTATACTAATTTTCACGGACAAATTTTAGCAGGGTATGAGTATCCTTTTAGCGCAAAATTTTCTACTTCACTAGAAGCAGATGCCGATCTGTTTACAGGAAAATCACGGTATGTAATTAATCAGTGGTTCTTTAATGAAAGTGTTACTGCAGAAGAGCGACTAAAGTATGGATTTTCCCTCTTTTTATTGCCCACATACCGATATAATGAGTCGGTCCGTTTTTTTGTGGGTCCAGGCATTTCCACTAGTTATTTTGCGATTAAAGCAATAAATACAGCAGGTAATGTTGGCGTCAGCGAAAATGTCAGTCAATGGCTAACTGGAGGAGGATTAAAGGCCGGAGCAATCACAAAAATAAGCGATAACCTCGATCTACTTTTAACCTATCAATTCACCCAATATACGAGCACCACACAAACTCAAATTGAACCATTATCTGATGAGACCTTGCAGGGCCGTTATAAGCCCTATGTAAATACCATATTAATTGGCCTTAGAGTCAATATTCCAGAGCATACTGTAATCACAAAATGA